A stretch of the Agromyces larvae genome encodes the following:
- a CDS encoding YciI family protein produces MSKYMLIMRADETGVRAYEQIPFEQVIEAMGRYNEQMMNAGVLIAGEGLSDASEGFVVDFSGEEPLVTDGPYGEIRELFNGFWIIEVASKEEAAEWASRAPLGPGAYLEVRRVNGPEDFPQDNEWIQKEEGWREEQAERAAEG; encoded by the coding sequence ATGTCGAAGTACATGCTGATCATGCGGGCCGACGAGACCGGCGTGCGGGCGTACGAGCAGATCCCGTTCGAGCAGGTCATCGAGGCGATGGGCCGCTACAACGAGCAGATGATGAACGCGGGCGTGCTGATCGCCGGCGAGGGGCTGAGCGACGCGAGCGAGGGCTTCGTCGTCGACTTCTCGGGCGAGGAGCCGCTCGTCACCGACGGCCCCTACGGCGAGATCAGGGAGCTGTTCAACGGCTTCTGGATCATCGAGGTCGCCTCGAAGGAGGAGGCTGCCGAGTGGGCGTCCCGCGCACCGCTCGGGCCGGGCGCGTACCTCGAGGTGCGTCGCGTCAACGGCCCCGAGGACTTCCCCCAGGACAACGAGTGGATCCAGAAGGAAGAGGGCTGGCGCGAGGAGCAGGCCGAGCGCGCGGCCGAGGGCTGA
- a CDS encoding L-lactate dehydrogenase encodes MTGIRGSKVAVIGAGAVGTSIAYASLIRGSAREVALYDIAAEKVDAEVLDLAHGTQFTGASVTGGADPAVLEGSDLVIVTAGAKQQPGQTRLELAGTNIRILEQLLPQVQERAPDATILLVTNPVDVLTVAAQQITGLPSGRVFGSGTVLDTSRLRWLLGRRLGVGTASVHADIVGEHGDTEFALWSTAMIGPVPLLEWAGPNRLSTADLDEIAAEVRDAAYRVIAGKGATNYAIGLAVARIVEAVVDDEQVVIPVSTVLDDYRGISGVALSVPCLVGAQGPTPVVGTSFSYAEDQKLRASAHAIRETLASVGVSA; translated from the coding sequence GTGACCGGAATCAGGGGTTCGAAAGTCGCTGTCATCGGTGCGGGCGCGGTGGGCACGAGCATCGCGTACGCCTCGCTCATCCGCGGGTCGGCGCGCGAGGTCGCGCTGTACGACATCGCCGCCGAGAAGGTCGACGCCGAGGTGCTCGACCTCGCGCACGGCACGCAGTTCACCGGGGCATCCGTCACCGGCGGAGCCGATCCCGCCGTGCTCGAGGGAAGCGACCTGGTGATCGTCACCGCCGGTGCGAAGCAGCAGCCCGGGCAGACCCGGCTCGAGTTGGCGGGCACGAACATCCGCATCCTCGAGCAACTCCTGCCGCAGGTGCAGGAGCGCGCGCCCGACGCCACGATCCTGCTCGTGACCAACCCCGTCGACGTGCTCACGGTCGCCGCCCAGCAGATCACGGGCCTGCCGAGCGGCCGCGTGTTCGGCTCGGGCACGGTGCTCGACACGTCGCGCCTGCGCTGGCTGCTCGGCCGCCGGCTCGGTGTCGGCACCGCGAGCGTGCACGCCGACATCGTGGGCGAGCACGGCGACACCGAGTTCGCGCTGTGGTCGACGGCGATGATCGGGCCGGTGCCGCTGCTGGAGTGGGCGGGCCCGAACCGGCTCTCGACCGCCGACCTCGACGAGATCGCCGCCGAGGTGCGCGACGCCGCGTACCGGGTGATCGCGGGCAAGGGGGCGACGAACTACGCGATCGGTCTCGCCGTCGCCCGCATCGTCGAGGCGGTCGTCGACGACGAGCAGGTCGTCATCCCCGTCTCGACGGTGCTCGACGACTACCGCGGCATCTCGGGCGTCGCGCTCAGCGTGCCGTGCCTGGTCGGCGCGCAGGGGCCGACCCCCGTCGTCGGCACCTCGTTCTCGTACGCCGAGGACCAGAAGCTGCGGGCGTCGGCGCACGCGATCCGCGAGACGCTCGCGTCGGTCGGCGTGAGCGCCTGA
- a CDS encoding luciferase family protein — MHRLSPMPMRAGAAPTVSDEGPQRQLDQQSPPEIWGRLVHDALALPGVVEGHSAVSPVGSRAFLLADLVEAPSPERSLAPPEDRLEPAHVHGVGDTSLHLVLPPRRGTEIVAAGWGIPHAYGDYGTEWFVYGPRNERELAFVLELIREALDFARVGTSG, encoded by the coding sequence ATGCATCGGCTGTCACCAATGCCCATGCGGGCGGGTGCCGCGCCGACCGTCTCCGACGAGGGGCCGCAGCGACAGCTCGATCAGCAGTCGCCGCCTGAGATCTGGGGCAGGCTCGTGCACGATGCGCTTGCGCTTCCCGGCGTGGTCGAGGGCCACAGTGCGGTGTCGCCGGTGGGCTCTCGCGCATTCCTCCTCGCGGACCTCGTCGAGGCGCCGTCGCCGGAGCGGTCGCTGGCACCTCCTGAGGATCGTCTCGAGCCCGCGCACGTGCACGGGGTCGGCGATACGAGCCTGCATCTCGTATTGCCGCCCCGCCGCGGTACCGAGATCGTTGCCGCCGGATGGGGCATCCCACATGCATACGGTGACTACGGCACCGAATGGTTCGTGTACGGGCCTCGCAACGAGCGCGAGCTCGCGTTCGTGCTCGAGCTGATCCGCGAGGCGCTCGACTTCGCGCGGGTGGGTACCTCGGGCTGA
- a CDS encoding nitroreductase family deazaflavin-dependent oxidoreductase, which yields MPKYVRPTRADGVFNGLVSLSTRLGLPLAGSRVLAVRGRTSGEWRTTPVNPLRIGGERYLVAPRGTTHWVRNLRAAGSGRLQHGRRVEEFTAVELADADKPPILREYLRAWAWEVGRFFDGLDKDSPDERLLDVASDFPVFRITTVSE from the coding sequence ATGCCCAAGTATGTGCGACCCACTCGCGCCGACGGCGTGTTCAACGGACTCGTCAGCCTGTCGACCCGGCTCGGTCTCCCCCTCGCCGGCAGCCGGGTGCTCGCGGTTCGCGGCCGCACGAGCGGCGAGTGGCGCACCACGCCCGTGAACCCGCTGCGCATCGGCGGCGAGCGCTACCTCGTGGCCCCGCGCGGCACGACGCACTGGGTGCGCAACCTCCGCGCCGCAGGCTCGGGGCGCCTGCAGCACGGCCGCCGCGTCGAGGAGTTCACCGCCGTGGAGCTCGCCGACGCCGACAAGCCGCCGATCCTGCGCGAGTACCTGCGGGCGTGGGCGTGGGAGGTCGGCCGGTTCTTCGACGGCCTCGACAAGGACTCGCCCGACGAGCGGCTGCTCGACGTGGCATCCGACTTCCCGGTCTTCCGCATCACGACCGTGAGCGAGTGA
- the guaA gene encoding glutamine-hydrolyzing GMP synthase: MTESQTEPGAAPDQGTAHRPVLVVDFGAQYAQLIARRVREASVYSEIVPHTITAEEVAAKNPIGIVLSGGPSSVYEEGAPSLDEGILELGVPTLGICYGFQVMARQLGGEVAHTGLREYGSTETTVRADDGNVLLGGQPEHQVTWMSHGDSVSVAPEGFEVLASTASTPVAAFANDEKKFYGVQWHPEVKHSQFGQSVLENFLHRAAGIAPDWNPGNVIAEQVERIREQVGSARVISALSGGVDSAVSTALVQRAVGDQLTAVFVDHGLLRKGEREQVQQDYVAATGVNLVTVDAADTFLDALEGVTDPEQKRKIIGREFIRAFEQAERDVIASAAASGEKVKFLVQGTLYPDVVESGGGTGTANIKSHHNVGGLPEDLQFELVEPLRTLFKDEVRAIGRELGLPEAIVGRQPFPGPGLGIRIVGEVTRDRLALLREADAIAREELSAAGLDAEIWQCPVVLLADVRSVGVQGDGRTYGHPIVLRPVSSEDAMTADWTRLPYDVLARISNRITNEVPEVNRVVLDVTSKPPGTIEWE, translated from the coding sequence GTGACCGAATCCCAGACCGAGCCGGGCGCCGCCCCCGACCAGGGCACCGCGCACCGCCCGGTGCTCGTCGTCGACTTCGGCGCCCAGTACGCGCAGCTCATCGCGCGGCGGGTGCGCGAGGCATCCGTCTACTCCGAGATCGTGCCGCACACGATCACCGCAGAAGAGGTCGCGGCGAAGAACCCGATCGGCATCGTGCTGTCGGGTGGCCCGTCGTCGGTGTACGAGGAGGGGGCGCCGTCGCTCGACGAGGGGATCCTCGAACTCGGCGTGCCGACGCTCGGCATCTGCTACGGCTTCCAGGTGATGGCGCGCCAGCTCGGCGGCGAGGTCGCGCACACCGGTCTGCGCGAGTACGGCTCGACTGAGACGACCGTGCGCGCCGACGACGGCAACGTGCTGCTCGGCGGCCAGCCCGAGCACCAGGTCACGTGGATGAGCCACGGCGATTCGGTCTCGGTCGCGCCCGAGGGCTTCGAGGTGCTCGCCTCGACGGCGTCGACGCCGGTGGCCGCGTTCGCGAACGACGAGAAGAAGTTCTACGGCGTGCAGTGGCACCCCGAGGTGAAGCACTCGCAGTTCGGGCAGAGCGTGCTGGAGAACTTCCTGCACCGAGCCGCGGGCATCGCACCCGACTGGAACCCGGGCAACGTCATCGCCGAGCAGGTCGAGCGGATCCGCGAGCAGGTCGGGTCGGCGCGCGTCATCTCGGCGCTGTCGGGCGGGGTCGACTCGGCCGTCTCGACCGCGCTCGTCCAGCGCGCCGTCGGCGACCAGCTCACCGCGGTGTTCGTCGACCACGGGCTGCTGCGCAAGGGCGAGCGCGAGCAGGTCCAGCAGGACTACGTGGCCGCGACCGGCGTCAACCTCGTCACGGTCGATGCCGCCGACACGTTCCTCGACGCGCTCGAGGGCGTCACCGACCCCGAGCAGAAGCGCAAGATCATCGGCCGCGAGTTCATCCGTGCGTTCGAGCAGGCCGAGCGCGACGTGATCGCGTCGGCGGCGGCGTCCGGTGAGAAGGTGAAGTTCCTCGTGCAGGGCACGCTGTACCCCGACGTCGTCGAGTCGGGCGGCGGCACCGGCACCGCGAACATCAAGAGCCACCACAACGTCGGCGGCCTGCCCGAAGACCTGCAGTTCGAGTTGGTCGAGCCGCTGCGCACCCTCTTCAAGGACGAGGTGCGCGCCATCGGCCGCGAGCTGGGGCTGCCCGAGGCGATCGTCGGACGCCAGCCGTTTCCGGGGCCCGGCCTCGGCATCCGCATCGTGGGCGAGGTCACCCGTGATCGTCTCGCTCTGCTCCGCGAGGCCGACGCGATCGCGCGCGAGGAGCTGAGCGCCGCCGGCCTCGACGCCGAGATCTGGCAGTGCCCGGTCGTGCTGCTCGCCGACGTCCGCTCGGTGGGGGTCCAGGGCGACGGCCGCACCTACGGCCACCCGATCGTGTTGCGGCCGGTTTCGTCCGAGGACGCGATGACCGCCGACTGGACCCGCCTGCCCTACGACGTGCTGGCACGTATCTCGAACCGGATCACCAACGAGGTGCCCGAGGTCAACCGGGTCGTGCTCGACGTCACGTCGAAGCCGCCGGGCACCATCGAATGGGAGTAG
- a CDS encoding DUF3817 domain-containing protein, with translation MPLEPKTADLPRIRGALKLYQVASVITGVLLLLLCAEMILKYVFHLELFAFGSGGFLSFQPVLETVTGLESTGDGVNLSTGILIVHGWFYVVYLFSDFRLWSLMRWPFSRFILIALGGIVPFLSFILEARIGREVRTYLERREADAAAQAATNDGAEASDSDQPSVEAAQ, from the coding sequence ATGCCCCTCGAGCCGAAAACCGCCGATCTGCCGCGCATCCGCGGGGCGCTGAAGCTCTACCAGGTCGCATCGGTGATCACCGGTGTGCTGTTGCTGCTGCTCTGCGCCGAGATGATCCTGAAGTACGTCTTCCACCTCGAGCTGTTCGCGTTCGGGTCGGGCGGCTTCCTGAGCTTCCAGCCGGTGCTCGAGACGGTGACGGGGCTCGAGTCGACCGGCGACGGGGTGAACCTCTCGACGGGCATCCTCATCGTGCACGGCTGGTTCTACGTCGTCTACCTGTTCAGCGACTTCCGCCTCTGGAGCCTCATGCGCTGGCCGTTCAGCCGGTTCATCCTGATCGCGCTCGGCGGCATCGTCCCGTTCCTGTCGTTCATCCTCGAGGCGCGTATCGGCCGCGAGGTGCGCACCTACCTCGAGCGTCGTGAGGCGGATGCCGCGGCGCAGGCCGCGACGAACGACGGCGCCGAGGCATCCGATTCCGATCAGCCGTCCGTGGAGGCAGCCCAGTGA
- a CDS encoding SURF1 family protein yields the protein MLRMMLRPRWVLALLAALAVAAGFALLGQWQLERAVEQATVVERPTEEVRPFAGVAEPDGPTLQTSTGQRVEVQGAYVPGDTVLIDGRLNDGVLGTWVVAHLEVTDAPPGGLPIALGWASDVETAQSALDRFEASVDAAEPVRVIGRFLPSEPPTDPDHDGDPHAMSTVSVAALINLWADFDDRPVYFGYVTAAEPAPGLEAISSPPPEAEAELNWLNIFYAVEWVVFAGFAIFLWYRLVRDAVQREREEAELAAAQATAAPESAPQS from the coding sequence ATGCTCCGCATGATGCTGCGCCCGCGCTGGGTGCTCGCGCTCCTCGCCGCGCTCGCGGTCGCCGCCGGGTTCGCGCTGCTCGGGCAGTGGCAGCTCGAGCGGGCGGTCGAGCAGGCGACGGTGGTCGAGCGGCCGACCGAGGAGGTGCGGCCGTTCGCCGGGGTCGCCGAGCCCGACGGTCCGACCCTGCAGACGTCGACGGGGCAGCGGGTCGAGGTGCAGGGCGCGTACGTGCCGGGCGACACGGTGCTCATCGATGGTCGGCTCAACGACGGCGTGCTCGGCACGTGGGTGGTCGCGCACCTCGAGGTGACGGATGCTCCGCCGGGGGGTCTGCCGATCGCGCTCGGGTGGGCGTCCGACGTCGAGACGGCGCAGTCCGCACTCGATCGCTTCGAGGCATCCGTCGACGCTGCCGAACCGGTGCGCGTGATCGGGCGCTTCCTGCCGAGCGAACCGCCCACCGACCCCGATCACGACGGCGACCCGCACGCGATGTCGACGGTGTCGGTGGCGGCGCTGATCAACCTGTGGGCAGATTTCGACGACCGCCCCGTGTACTTCGGCTACGTCACCGCGGCCGAGCCGGCGCCCGGGCTCGAGGCGATCTCGTCGCCGCCGCCCGAAGCGGAGGCCGAGCTGAACTGGCTGAACATCTTCTACGCGGTCGAGTGGGTGGTGTTCGCGGGGTTCGCGATCTTCCTCTGGTACCGGCTCGTGCGCGACGCCGTGCAGCGCGAACGCGAAGAGGCCGAGCTCGCCGCCGCGCAGGCGACCGCGGCCCCGGAGTCCGCCCCGCAGTCGTGA
- a CDS encoding cation:proton antiporter regulatory subunit, protein MVEIRRVNLPGVGLMHSFTTTDGVELSVIAHRMGASDLIAKVGGEPVVNIRLEEDEARTVADLLGGTRIVESIAELDDLPGIPISWAIVDDDDVIGGRPLGSLPTIDGVSLVALVRGHRAIPSPPDDFIVQSGDILIAVGPEEGIQRVFHAIMHDVGEDADA, encoded by the coding sequence ATGGTGGAGATCAGGCGGGTGAATCTGCCGGGCGTGGGCCTCATGCACTCGTTCACGACGACCGACGGCGTCGAGCTCTCGGTGATCGCCCACCGCATGGGCGCGAGCGACCTGATCGCGAAGGTCGGGGGCGAGCCGGTCGTCAACATCCGGCTCGAGGAGGACGAGGCCCGGACGGTGGCGGACCTCCTCGGCGGGACCCGCATCGTCGAATCGATCGCGGAACTCGACGATCTGCCCGGCATCCCCATCTCGTGGGCGATCGTCGACGACGACGACGTGATCGGCGGCCGGCCCCTGGGCTCGCTTCCGACGATCGACGGGGTGTCGCTCGTCGCGCTCGTGCGCGGGCACCGGGCCATCCCCTCCCCGCCCGACGATTTCATCGTGCAGTCGGGTGACATCCTCATCGCGGTCGGCCCGGAGGAGGGCATCCAGCGGGTGTTCCACGCGATCATGCACGATGTCGGCGAGGACGCCGACGCCTGA
- a CDS encoding glycerol-3-phosphate dehydrogenase/oxidase, which produces MARLKSVARSNKLGPDERAAAIERLKSKELDILVVGGGIVGTGAALDAVTRGLSTGLLEARDWASGTSSRSSKLVHGGIRYLEQLDFRLVREALIERGLLLQRLAPHLVKPVRFLYPLQTRVVERFYVGSGMMLYDIFSWTGGRPPGVPHHRHLSKTQVQRAIPSLAPDALVGGLTYYDAQVDDARYVASLARTASYYGAHVASRVNVEGFLKVGERVVGVHAHDLETGERFDIRAKQVVNATGVWTDDTQRMVGERGTFHVRASKGIHLVVPRDRIHSAMGMIFRTEKSVLFVIPWGRHWLIGTTDTDWHLDKAHPAATAADIDYLLEHVNRVLRVPLTREDVEGVFAGLRPLLAGESDQTSKLSREHIVAHTVPGLVVVAGGKWTTYRVMAKDAIDAAADALDGRVPASTTEDIPLLGAEGYQAAWNKRGKIARAFGVHKVRIEHLLNRYGTLTDDLLDLIRNDPKLGEPLPGADDYLAAEVVYACTHEGALHLDDVLARRTRISIEAWDRGVSAAPVAAKLMAKSLGWDAEREQLEVERYLQRVAAERESQLQPDDESADRVRLEAPDIVKVD; this is translated from the coding sequence ATGGCGCGTCTGAAGTCGGTGGCACGTTCGAACAAGCTGGGGCCCGATGAGCGCGCGGCCGCGATCGAGCGATTGAAGTCGAAAGAGCTCGACATCCTCGTCGTGGGCGGCGGCATCGTCGGCACCGGCGCGGCGCTCGACGCGGTGACCCGTGGCCTGTCCACGGGGCTCCTCGAAGCCCGCGACTGGGCGTCGGGCACCTCCAGCCGATCGTCGAAGCTGGTGCACGGCGGCATCCGCTACCTCGAGCAGCTCGACTTCCGGCTCGTGCGCGAGGCGCTCATCGAACGCGGTCTGCTGCTCCAGCGACTCGCGCCGCATCTGGTGAAACCCGTGCGGTTCCTCTACCCGTTGCAGACCCGCGTCGTCGAGCGGTTCTACGTCGGCAGCGGCATGATGCTCTACGACATCTTCAGCTGGACGGGCGGACGCCCGCCCGGGGTCCCCCACCACCGGCACCTCTCGAAGACCCAGGTGCAACGGGCCATCCCGTCACTCGCTCCCGACGCCCTCGTGGGCGGGCTCACCTACTACGACGCCCAGGTCGACGACGCACGCTACGTCGCCTCGCTCGCCCGCACCGCCTCGTACTACGGCGCCCACGTGGCCAGCCGGGTGAACGTCGAGGGGTTCCTGAAGGTCGGCGAGCGGGTCGTGGGCGTGCACGCGCACGACCTCGAGACGGGCGAGCGCTTCGACATCCGCGCGAAGCAGGTCGTCAACGCCACCGGGGTGTGGACCGACGACACGCAGCGCATGGTCGGCGAGCGGGGCACGTTCCACGTGCGCGCCTCGAAGGGCATCCACCTCGTCGTGCCGCGCGACCGCATCCACTCGGCCATGGGCATGATCTTCCGCACCGAGAAGAGCGTGCTGTTCGTCATCCCGTGGGGCCGGCACTGGCTGATCGGCACGACCGACACCGACTGGCACCTCGACAAGGCGCATCCCGCGGCGACCGCCGCCGACATCGACTACCTGCTCGAGCACGTCAACCGCGTGCTGCGGGTGCCGCTCACGCGTGAAGACGTCGAGGGCGTGTTCGCCGGACTGCGGCCGCTGCTCGCCGGAGAGAGCGACCAGACCTCGAAGCTGTCGCGCGAGCACATCGTCGCGCACACCGTGCCCGGGCTCGTCGTGGTCGCCGGCGGCAAGTGGACGACGTACCGCGTCATGGCGAAGGACGCCATCGACGCAGCCGCCGACGCGCTCGACGGTCGGGTACCGGCGTCGACGACCGAGGACATCCCGCTGCTCGGCGCCGAGGGCTACCAGGCGGCGTGGAACAAGCGCGGCAAGATCGCCCGCGCCTTCGGCGTGCACAAGGTGCGCATCGAACACCTGCTGAACCGCTACGGCACCCTCACCGACGACCTGCTCGACCTCATCCGCAACGATCCGAAGCTCGGCGAGCCGTTGCCCGGCGCCGACGACTACCTCGCCGCCGAGGTGGTGTACGCGTGCACGCACGAGGGTGCGCTGCACCTCGACGACGTGCTCGCCCGCCGCACCCGCATCTCGATCGAGGCCTGGGATCGCGGCGTGTCCGCCGCCCCCGTGGCAGCGAAACTGATGGCGAAATCGCTCGGCTGGGACGCCGAGCGCGAGCAGCTCGAAGTCGAGCGGTACCTGCAGCGCGTGGCCGCCGAGCGCGAGTCGCAACTGCAACCCGACGACGAATCCGCCGACCGGGTGCGGCTCGAGGCGCCCGACATCGTGAAGGTCGACTGA
- a CDS encoding GuaB3 family IMP dehydrogenase-related protein: MTQEIEIGRAKRGRRVYAFDDVAIVPSRRTRDPEDVSVAWSIDAYQFDIPFLAAPMDSVVSPTTAIMMGELGGLGVLDLEGVWTRYDDPEPVLAEIRRLPQAEATRRMQEIYAEPIKPELVTARLAEIRAAGVTVAGALSPQRTQELYETVVAAGVDLFVIRGTTVSAEHVSKNQEPLNLKKFIYELDVPVIVGGAATYTAALHLMRTGAAGVLVGFGGGAASTTRKALGIHAPMATAVADVAGARRDYLDESGGRYVHVIADGGLGTSGDIVKAIACGADAVMLGSALARATDAPGGGQHWGAESHHSKLPRGNRVEVGTVGSLEEILYGPASVAEGTANLVGALRRSMATTGYSDLKEFQRVEVVVAPYQSE; this comes from the coding sequence GTGACCCAGGAGATCGAGATCGGCCGTGCCAAGCGCGGTCGCCGCGTGTACGCCTTCGACGACGTGGCGATCGTCCCGAGCCGTCGCACCCGCGACCCCGAGGACGTCTCGGTCGCGTGGAGCATCGACGCCTACCAGTTCGACATCCCGTTCCTCGCCGCCCCGATGGACTCGGTCGTCTCGCCGACGACGGCCATCATGATGGGCGAGCTCGGCGGCCTCGGCGTGCTCGACCTCGAGGGCGTCTGGACGCGGTACGACGACCCCGAGCCCGTGCTCGCCGAGATCCGCCGACTGCCGCAGGCCGAGGCCACCCGGCGCATGCAGGAGATCTACGCCGAGCCGATCAAGCCCGAACTGGTCACCGCGCGCCTCGCCGAGATCCGCGCGGCCGGGGTCACCGTCGCCGGTGCGCTCTCACCGCAGCGCACGCAGGAGCTGTACGAGACCGTCGTGGCCGCAGGGGTCGACCTGTTCGTCATCCGCGGCACCACGGTCTCGGCCGAGCACGTCTCCAAGAACCAGGAGCCGCTCAACCTCAAGAAGTTCATCTACGAGCTCGACGTGCCCGTCATCGTCGGCGGCGCGGCCACCTACACCGCGGCGCTGCACCTCATGCGCACGGGTGCGGCGGGCGTGCTCGTCGGCTTCGGCGGCGGCGCCGCGTCGACCACGCGCAAGGCGCTCGGCATCCACGCGCCGATGGCCACGGCGGTCGCGGATGTCGCGGGCGCACGCCGCGACTACCTCGACGAGTCGGGCGGCCGCTACGTGCACGTCATCGCCGACGGCGGGCTCGGCACCTCGGGCGACATCGTGAAGGCGATCGCGTGCGGCGCCGACGCGGTCATGCTCGGCTCCGCGCTCGCGCGCGCGACGGATGCCCCGGGCGGCGGCCAGCACTGGGGCGCCGAGTCGCACCACTCCAAGCTGCCCCGCGGCAACCGCGTCGAGGTGGGCACCGTCGGCTCGCTCGAGGAGATCCTCTACGGGCCGGCCTCCGTCGCCGAGGGCACCGCGAACCTCGTCGGCGCCCTGCGCCGGTCGATGGCGACCACCGGGTACTCCGACCTCAAGGAGTTCCAGCGGGTCGAGGTCGTCGTCGCCCCCTACCAGAGCGAGTAG
- a CDS encoding TetR/AcrR family transcriptional regulator, producing the protein MAYHHGRLRETLIDEAVAAIEADGVDKLSLRDLARRAGVSHAAPAHHFGDRTGLFTAIAVDGFNRLAAVLEASGGDFVEAGVAYVGFATAEPGRFEVMFRSELLRSDDPALAAARERAGAVLRAGAGAESGDARANALAAWSLVHGFATLWNSGAIDAAGQEPDALARSIAGRLFGSPDRVAQATRGGDTPVR; encoded by the coding sequence ATGGCGTACCACCACGGCCGACTCCGCGAGACCCTCATCGACGAGGCCGTCGCCGCGATCGAAGCCGACGGCGTCGACAAGCTGAGCCTGCGCGACCTCGCCCGCCGGGCGGGCGTCTCGCACGCCGCGCCCGCCCACCACTTCGGCGACCGCACCGGCCTGTTCACCGCGATCGCGGTCGACGGGTTCAACCGGCTCGCCGCCGTGCTCGAGGCATCCGGCGGTGACTTCGTCGAGGCCGGCGTGGCCTACGTGGGGTTCGCGACCGCAGAGCCCGGCCGCTTCGAGGTGATGTTCCGCAGCGAACTGCTGCGCTCCGACGACCCCGCGCTCGCCGCAGCGCGCGAACGGGCGGGCGCGGTGCTGCGCGCCGGCGCCGGCGCCGAGTCGGGCGACGCGCGGGCGAACGCGCTCGCCGCGTGGTCGCTCGTGCACGGATTCGCCACCCTCTGGAACTCCGGCGCCATCGACGCGGCCGGGCAGGAGCCCGACGCGCTCGCCCGCTCCATCGCCGGGCGACTGTTCGGTTCGCCCGACCGGGTCGCGCAGGCGACCCGGGGCGGCGACACCCCGGTTCGATAG
- a CDS encoding DoxX family protein → MSTTAPTARTSAPRRNPWAQSFLSPVPIAFVIGTAGTALLGAFLAAFGTTVLTGWQAALTGGLVLMFLIGASGRLNPKLRRGLAAMVPPALPRPDLIVAATGVLEAAGAIGLLVPATHRIAAACLALLLIAVFPANVRAARLGDRLGTLSSPLVPRTIEQLLFVTACVAVAIG, encoded by the coding sequence ATGAGCACCACGGCACCCACCGCCCGCACGTCGGCACCGCGACGCAACCCGTGGGCGCAGAGCTTCCTCTCCCCCGTGCCGATCGCCTTCGTCATCGGCACGGCCGGCACCGCACTCCTGGGTGCGTTCCTCGCCGCCTTCGGCACCACCGTGCTCACCGGCTGGCAGGCCGCGCTCACCGGCGGCCTCGTGCTCATGTTCCTGATCGGGGCATCCGGCCGTCTGAACCCGAAGCTGCGCCGCGGACTCGCCGCGATGGTGCCGCCCGCCCTGCCGCGACCCGACCTCATCGTCGCCGCGACCGGCGTGCTCGAGGCGGCCGGCGCGATCGGCCTGCTGGTGCCGGCGACGCACCGCATCGCCGCCGCCTGCCTCGCCCTGCTGCTCATCGCGGTGTTCCCGGCGAACGTGCGCGCAGCTCGGCTCGGCGACCGCCTCGGCACCCTGTCGTCACCCCTCGTTCCGCGCACGATCGAGCAGCTCCTCTTCGTGACCGCGTGCGTCGCGGTCGCGATCGGATGA